A single region of the Leptodactylus fuscus isolate aLepFus1 chromosome 5, aLepFus1.hap2, whole genome shotgun sequence genome encodes:
- the TIA1 gene encoding cytotoxic granule associated RNA binding protein TIA1 isoform X1: MEDEMPRTLYVGNLSRDVTEALILQVFSQIGPCKSCKMIMDTAGNDPYCFVEFFEHRHAAASLAAMNGRKIMGKEVKVNWATTPSSQKKDANSSSVVSTLRSQDHFHVFVGDLSPEITTDDIKAAFGPFGRISDARVVKDMTTGKSKGYGFVSFFNKWDAENAITQMGGQWLGGRQIRTNWATRKPPAPKSTYESNTKQLSYEEVVNQSSPSNCTVYCGGVTSGLTEQLMRQTFSPFGQIMEVRVFPDKGYSFVRFSAHESAAHAIVSVNGTTIEGHVVKCYWGKETPDMLNTVQQQSQISFPPPYGQWGQWYGGAQQIGQYMPNGWQVPAYGVYGQAWNQQGFSQTPSSATAWMGPNYGVQPTPGQNGTLITNQTGYRMAGYQTQ; this comes from the exons ATGGAGGACGAGATGCCCAGGACCCT TTATGTAGGGAACCTGTCCAGGGATGTTACCgaagctctgattctccaagtgttTAGCCAGATCGGTCCATGCAAAAGCTGCAAGATGATTATGGAT ACTGCTGGTAATGATCCATACTGTTTTGTGGAGTTTTTTGAACACCGCCATGCTGCTGCGTCCCTAGCTGCTATGAACGGTCGCAAAATAATGGGCAAG GAAGTGAAGGTCAACTGGGCAACCACTCCTAGCAGCCAGAAGAAAGACGCCAACA GTAGTTCCGTTGTCAGCACACTGCGTTCTCAAG ATCATTTCCATGTTTTTGTTGGTGATTTGAGCCCAGAGATAACAACCGATGACATAAAAGCTGCCTTTGGACCTTTTGGGAGAATatc AGATGCACGGGTAGTGAAGGATATGACAACCGGGAAATCTAAAGGCTATGGATTTGTATCTTTCTTCAACAAATGG GACGCAGAAAACGCAATTACACAGATGGGAGGGCAGTGGCTCGGTGGTCGACAGATCAGAACTaactgggccacaagaaaaccaCCAGCTCCAAAGAGCACTTATGAAT CCAACACAAAACAGTTGTCCTATGAAGAAGTGGTGAACCAGTCCAGTCCCAGCAACTGTACTGTGTACTGTGGAGGCGTTACATCCGGGTTAACAG AGCAACTCATGCGTCAGACTTTCTCTCCTTTCGGCCAAATAATGGAAGTCCGTGTCTTCCCAGATAAAGGGTACTCATTTGTGAG GTTTAGTGCTCATGAAAGTGCAGCTCATGCCATAGTCAGTGTGAATGGCACTACTATTGAAGGTCACGTGGTGAAATGTTACTGGGGCAAAGAGACACCGGACATGCTAAATACTGTGCAACAG CAAAGCCAAATTAGCTTTCCTCCTCCCTATGGACAGTGGGGGCAGTGGTATGGAGGTGCCCAGCAAATAGGCCAGTATATGCCAAATGGTTGGCAGGTACCCGCATATGGAGTATATGGCCAAGCATGGAATCAGCAGGGATTTAG TCAAACACCTTCATCTGCAACCGCATGGATGGGACCAAATTACGGCGTGCAACCTACCCCCGGGCAGAACGGAACCTTGATCACAAACCAAACAGGCTATCGTATGGCTGGATACCAAACACAATGA
- the TIA1 gene encoding cytotoxic granule associated RNA binding protein TIA1 isoform X2: MEDEMPRTLYVGNLSRDVTEALILQVFSQIGPCKSCKMIMDTAGNDPYCFVEFFEHRHAAASLAAMNGRKIMGKEVKVNWATTPSSQKKDANNHFHVFVGDLSPEITTDDIKAAFGPFGRISDARVVKDMTTGKSKGYGFVSFFNKWDAENAITQMGGQWLGGRQIRTNWATRKPPAPKSTYESNTKQLSYEEVVNQSSPSNCTVYCGGVTSGLTEQLMRQTFSPFGQIMEVRVFPDKGYSFVRFSAHESAAHAIVSVNGTTIEGHVVKCYWGKETPDMLNTVQQQSQISFPPPYGQWGQWYGGAQQIGQYMPNGWQVPAYGVYGQAWNQQGFSQTPSSATAWMGPNYGVQPTPGQNGTLITNQTGYRMAGYQTQ; this comes from the exons ATGGAGGACGAGATGCCCAGGACCCT TTATGTAGGGAACCTGTCCAGGGATGTTACCgaagctctgattctccaagtgttTAGCCAGATCGGTCCATGCAAAAGCTGCAAGATGATTATGGAT ACTGCTGGTAATGATCCATACTGTTTTGTGGAGTTTTTTGAACACCGCCATGCTGCTGCGTCCCTAGCTGCTATGAACGGTCGCAAAATAATGGGCAAG GAAGTGAAGGTCAACTGGGCAACCACTCCTAGCAGCCAGAAGAAAGACGCCAACA ATCATTTCCATGTTTTTGTTGGTGATTTGAGCCCAGAGATAACAACCGATGACATAAAAGCTGCCTTTGGACCTTTTGGGAGAATatc AGATGCACGGGTAGTGAAGGATATGACAACCGGGAAATCTAAAGGCTATGGATTTGTATCTTTCTTCAACAAATGG GACGCAGAAAACGCAATTACACAGATGGGAGGGCAGTGGCTCGGTGGTCGACAGATCAGAACTaactgggccacaagaaaaccaCCAGCTCCAAAGAGCACTTATGAAT CCAACACAAAACAGTTGTCCTATGAAGAAGTGGTGAACCAGTCCAGTCCCAGCAACTGTACTGTGTACTGTGGAGGCGTTACATCCGGGTTAACAG AGCAACTCATGCGTCAGACTTTCTCTCCTTTCGGCCAAATAATGGAAGTCCGTGTCTTCCCAGATAAAGGGTACTCATTTGTGAG GTTTAGTGCTCATGAAAGTGCAGCTCATGCCATAGTCAGTGTGAATGGCACTACTATTGAAGGTCACGTGGTGAAATGTTACTGGGGCAAAGAGACACCGGACATGCTAAATACTGTGCAACAG CAAAGCCAAATTAGCTTTCCTCCTCCCTATGGACAGTGGGGGCAGTGGTATGGAGGTGCCCAGCAAATAGGCCAGTATATGCCAAATGGTTGGCAGGTACCCGCATATGGAGTATATGGCCAAGCATGGAATCAGCAGGGATTTAG TCAAACACCTTCATCTGCAACCGCATGGATGGGACCAAATTACGGCGTGCAACCTACCCCCGGGCAGAACGGAACCTTGATCACAAACCAAACAGGCTATCGTATGGCTGGATACCAAACACAATGA